TGAAGGCCAAGCTCGAAAGCGAGATTGCCCGCTGGAAAACGGTGATCGAGGCCGCTGGCGAATATGCCGACTGAGGATTATCCTCGTCAGGACATGCCGGATAAGCCCCTCACCCTAACCCTCTCCCCGCTTGCGGGGAGAGGGGACTTGCGTCACTCGACGGCGGCAAGGGGCGAAGGGCTTGCAGCACTTTCCCTTCTCCCCGCATGCGGGGAGAAGGTGCCGGCAGGCGGATGAGGGCAATCGCAGCAGCAGTGCGTCACGAACCATCTCCCCAGGAGACACCATGAAATCCATCAGTTTCGATACCACCAATGCGATTTGCGGCGCGCTTTTCGTCGCGACCGGCGCTTTCTTCGCCATCCAGTCGCTGGGGCTCGACCTCGGCACGGCAGTGCGCATGGGGCCTGGTTATTTCCCGCTGGTGCTTGCCGCCGTGCTCGTGCTTCTCGGCGCGATCATCTTCATTCAGGCGCTGCGGGTCGAGGGCGAGCCGATCGACCCGTTTGCCTGGCGCGGCATGCTCTTCATCCTGCCGGCGCCGGTATTCTTCGGGCTGACGGTGCGCGGGCTCGGATTTGCACCGTCACTGTTCCTCACCGCCTTCATCGCCTGCTTCGCATCGCAAAAGATGAACGTGTTCTTCGCGATCGTGCTGTCGTTGCTGCTGACGATCTTTTCGGTTGGGGTCTTCAGCTACGGGCTCGGGCTGCCGTTCGAGCGCTTCGGCCCCTGGGTCCGGTTCTAGGAGACGATGATGGATCTTTTCAGCAATCTCGCGCTCGGCTTTGCAACAGCCGGCACTCCGGAAAACCTGCTCTTCTGCCTGATCGGCGTGCTGCTCGGCACGCTGATCGGCGTGCTGCCCGGGATCGGCGCCACGGCGACGATCGCCATGCTTTTGCCGATCACCTTCCAGCTTGAGCCGGTTTCCTCGCTGATCATGCTCGCCGGCATCTATTATGGCGCGCAGTATGGCGGCTCGACGACGGCGATCCTGATCAACATGCCGGGCGAATCCTCCTCGGCCGTGACCGCGATCGACGGCTACCAGATGGCCCGCAAGGGCCGGGCCGGCGCAGCGCTTGCGATCGCGGCGCTCGGCTCGTTTTTTGCCGGCACGGTCTCGACCTTTCTCGTCGCGATCTTCGCACCGCCGCTGACCGCAATCGCGCTGCAGTTCGGCTCGGCGGAATATTTCTCGCTGATGATCGTCGGCCTCGTCTCCTCGATCGCGCTCGCGCATGGCTCGATCGTCAAGGCGCTGGCCATGGTGGCGCTTGGGCTGCTGCTCGGCCTCGTCGGCACCGACATCTACACCGGCACGCCACGCTTCACGCTCGGCATCCGTGAATATGCGGACGGGCTGAACTTCGTGGCGCTTGCCGTCGGTGTGTTCGGGGTGGCGGAAATCCTGCGCAACCTCGAGGGCGAGTCGACACGCACGGTGCTGATGGCCAAGGTCACCGGCCTTTTGCCGTCCCGCCAGGAATTCAAGGAGATGATCGCGCCGGTCATTCGCGGTACGGCAATCGGTTCGGCGCTCGGCATCCTGCCGGGTGGTGGCGCCATTCTCGCGGCCTTTGCCTCCTATACGGTGGAAAAACGGATGTCGAAAACGCCGGAGGAATTCGGCAAAGGCGCGGTCGCCGGCGTTGCGGGACCGGAATCGGCAAACAATGCCGGCGCGCAGACCTCGTTCATTCCGCTGCTGACGCTCGGCATTCCGGCCAATCCCGTCATGGCGCTGATGGTCGGGGCGATGATCATCCAGGGCATCGTACCCGGTCCGAACGTCGCCACCGAGCAGCCGGCGCTGTTCTGGGGTATCATCGCCTCGATGTGGATCGGCAACCTGATGCTGGTCATCCTTAACCTGCCGCTGATCGGGCTCTGGGTGAAGCTCTTGACCGTGCCTTACTACGTGCTCTTCCCCATTATCATGGCCTTCTGCTCGATCGGGGTCTACAGCGTCAACGCCAACGTCTACGATCTCTATGCCGTCGCCTTCTTCGGGCTCATCGGCTACGTGCTGGCGAAGCTTCGCTGCGAGCCGGCGCCGCTTCTGCTCGGCTTCGTGCTCGGACCGTTGCTCGAGGAGAACCTCCGGCGCGCCATGATCCTGTCGCGCGGCGATCCGACCACCTTCATTACGCGGCCGATCAGCGCCATTCTTCTGGCCATTGCAGTCGCCGTCCTCATTGTCGTCTTCCTGCCGAGCGTCAAGAAGAAGCGCGAGGAGGTGTTCGTCGAGGAGGGCTAGAGCATGATGCCGAAAAGTGTGAGCGGTTTTCGGACGAGATCATGCTCTAACTATATAATGTAGAACAGGATTCAGACTTTAGGCCGGCCTAAAATCATCCTGTTCGGGGGTTGAACTTACTGCCTGGTTGATGAACAAGAGGTAATCTGACGCGGGCGCCGGTTGGGCGCCCGTTTCGTTTGACAGAATATCCAGGCCCCAGGAGCATTGCGCGATGAGCATTCCCGCCCGGATCAAAGACGATCTGCCGTTTCTGACCGCCTTGCGCCGTGACCTGCACGCCCATCCCGAACTCGGTTTCGAGGAGGAGCGCACCGGCGGCATCGTCGCGAGGCTTCTCGAGGAAGCCGGCATCACGGTGCATCGCGGTCTCGGCGGCACCGGCGTGGTCGGCACGCTGCAGCTCGGCAACGGCACACGCAGGATCGGGCTGCGGGCCGACATGGATGCGCTCGCCATGCCTGAAATGGCGGAGCGGCCTTATAAATCGACCGCGCCGGGAAAAATGCATGCCTGCGGCCATGACGGCCATACGGCGATGCTGCTTGGCGCCGCGCGGCATCTTGCGGCAACGCAGGATTTTTCCGGCACGGTGCATTTCATCTTCCAGCCGGCCGAGGAAGGTCGAGGCGGAGCAAGGCGCATGGTCGAGGAGGGGCTGTTCAAGCTTTTCCCCTGCGATGCCGTTTATGGGCTGCATAACATGCCTGGGCTTGCGGTCGATGAGATCGCCGTGGTCGAGGGGCCGCAGCTTGCCTCCTCCGACAGCTGGCGCATGACCTTCCGTGGGACCGGTACGCACGGCGCCAAGCCGCATCTCGGCCGCGATCCGATCACGGCGGCGGGGACCTTCCTGTCATCGCTGCAGACGATCGTCGGGCGGGTGGTCGATCCGCTGCAGCCGGCCGTCGTCAGCGCCTGTTTCCTGCAGGCGGGCGACTCGAAGGCTCTGAACGTCATTCCTGATATCGTCGAGATCGGTGGGACGGCGCGAGCCTATTCGCCGGAAGTGCGCAACCAGTTGGAAACCGAGATCGGACGATTGGCGCATGGCACTGCGGCCATGTACGGCATCGCTGTAGACTATGCATTCGAGCGGCGGATTCCGCCTGTCATCAATGACGCGGATGCGACCGCACGGGCGCTGGCAGCGGCCGGCTCGGTCTTCGGCGGGAAGGTGCAGACAAGCTTTCCGCCGTCGACGGCAGGCGACGATTTCGCCTTCTTCGCCCAGAATGCGCCGGGCTGCTATGTCTGGCTCGGCAACGGTCCGGCGGTGGATGGAGCGCTGCATCACAACACGGCCTATGATTTCAACGATGAAGCGCTGGGATATGGGGCAGCCTATTGGGCGGCGCTGGTCGAGCGAGAATTGAAGGTTTGATTATCTGCTGCCTAATTGCCTAAATCGGAATCGGTTTTAGGAATTAGGCAGCAGTTCAAATTGTTACATTCGTCAATGTCCATCAGTCCATCGGCGATTCCTCAACCCTTGCTGTCCCGCGCGTGGCATGGATGAAGGCGAACACGAAGCCGATCGCCAGCACAAGCACAATGGTCGGCGCCGGCGCGCTGTCGATGAAGAAGGACAGGTAGACGCCGACAAAGGAACCGATCACGGCAATGGCGACGGAGAGGAGCAGCATCGTGCTGAACTTGCGGGTGAGCAGGAAGGCGATGGCTCCCGGCGCAATCAGCATGGCGATCGAAAGGATGATGCCTACCGCCTGCAAGGCGCCGACGATCGTCAGCGAGATGAGGGCGAGAAGGCCGTAATGCAGCAGGTTGATCCTGAGGCCCACCGCTCTCGCCTGGGCGGGGTCGAAGGCGTGCAGCAGGAAGTCCTTCCATTTCACACCAAGAATGACAGCTGTGATCGCAGCGATGACGGCCGACTGCCCGATGTCGCGCCAGGAGACACCGAGCATGTCGCCGAACAGGATGTGGTCGAGGTGCACGTCGGACTGGATCTTGACATAAAGGACCAAGCCGAGCCCGAACATGCCGGAGAAAACGATGCCCATCACCGTATCCTGTTTGATACGGCTGTTGTCTTTCAGGAAACCGGTGGCGATAGCGCAAAACATGCCGGCCACGAAGGCGCCGATCGCGAAGGGAATGCCGACGATATAGGCGATAACCACGCCGGGGAAGACGGCGTGGCTGATGGCGTCTCCCATCAGAGACCAGCCTTTCAAAACCAGGAAGCAAGACAACAGCGCCATCGGGATTGCGACCAGCACCGAGATCACCAGCGCATTGACCATGAAGCCGAACTGGAAAGGCGAAAGAAGCGTCTCGACCATGCTCATGGCGCTGCCCCCAGCGCCTGCGCGGCGCGTCTGCGCGCCGCCAGCATGCCGTGTTTGGGTGCGAAGAAGAACGCGATCAGGAAGATTGCCGTCTGCAGCACGACGATGATGCCGCCTGTCGCGCCATCGAGGAAGTAACTCGCATAAGCGCCGACGAAACTGGTCATCGATCCGATGATGACCGCGATCACAAGCAGCCGCGGGAAGCGGTCGGTCAGCAGATAGGCGGTCGCGCCGGGTGTCACCACCATGCAGATGACGAGGAATGCACCGACGGTCTGCAGCGCCGCGACGGTGGAGGCGGACAACAGCGTGAAGAAAATGACCTTGAGAGCGGTCGGATTGAGACCGATCGATCGGGCATGGCTCTCGTCGAAGAAAGTGACCATCAGGTCCTTCCATTTGACGAGCAGGACAGCGAGCGACACGAAGCCGATGATGGCGAGTTGCAGCGTATCCTCGGGCGTGATGGCGAGAATGTTGCCGAGCACGATCGTCTGGATGTTGACTGCCATAGGCTGGAGCGAAACCATGAACAGGCCCAGCCCAAAGAAAGAGGAGAAGATCAGGCCGATGATGGCATCTTCCTTCAGCTTGGTGCGCTGGTTGAGGAAAAGCATCGCTGCGGCAGCGAGTCCTCCGGAAAAGAAGGCTCCGATCGAAAAGGGAAGTCCGAGCATATAGGCGCCGGCGACGCCGGGAACGATCGCGTGCGAGAGCGCGTCTCCGATCAGCGACCAGCCTTTCAGCATCAGATAACAGGAGAGGAAAGCGCAGACGCCGCCGACAAGGGCGGACACCCACATGGCATTGAGCATGTATTCATAGGTGAAGGGCTGCAGGAGGTCGGCTATCATTCCCGACCCCCATTGCCACTATCGGACCTCCGGGCGGTCGCTTTTCCACCCTGCAGGATCAGGGGGCGCTCATCATCGGTTATGACGCCGATCGACGTTGGCCTGCCGTTCTGCGCTTCGCTGAACACGAAATGACGCAGTACGCCGCCAAAGGTCTTTTCCAGATTTTCCTGCGTAAAAGTCTCGACGGTCGGGCCGTAGGCGAGCACCGTGCCCTTGATCAGGATGGTCCGGTCGCAGAATTCCGGCACGGAGCCGAGGTTGTGGGTGGAAACCAGCATGACGCGGCCTTCATCCCGCAGTTCGCGCAGGAGCTTGGTGATCTGGTCCTCGGTCTTTACGTCGACGCCGGTAAAGGGTTCATCGAGCAGAATGACCCGGCCGTCCTGCGCCAGGGCTCGCGCCAAAAAGACCCGCTTCCTCTGACCGCCGGAGAGTTCGCCGATCTGGCGCTTGCGGAATTCGCTCATGGCTACACGGGCGAGCGCGGAGGCCACTGCCTCGTGGTCTGCTGCCTTCGGGATGCGCATCATGCCCATGTGGCCGTAGCGGCCCATCATCACGACATCCTCGACCAGCACCGGGAAGTTCCAGTCGACTTCTTCCGATTGCGGCACATAGGCGACGAGGTTCTTGCGCAGCGCCTCTTCGACTGGCATGCCAAGCACGCGAATGTGGCCCCTGGCGAGACGCACGAAACCCATGATCGACTTGAAGAGCGTCGACTTGCCGGAACCGTTGACACCGACCAGCGCGGCGATCGTGCCCGTGGGGATCTGGAAACTCGCGTCCCTCAGGGCCGTATGTCCGTTGCGGTAAGTGACGGTCGCATCCTTTACCGTGA
The nucleotide sequence above comes from Rhizobium indicum. Encoded proteins:
- a CDS encoding tripartite tricarboxylate transporter TctB family protein yields the protein MKSISFDTTNAICGALFVATGAFFAIQSLGLDLGTAVRMGPGYFPLVLAAVLVLLGAIIFIQALRVEGEPIDPFAWRGMLFILPAPVFFGLTVRGLGFAPSLFLTAFIACFASQKMNVFFAIVLSLLLTIFSVGVFSYGLGLPFERFGPWVRF
- a CDS encoding tripartite tricarboxylate transporter permease, with translation MDLFSNLALGFATAGTPENLLFCLIGVLLGTLIGVLPGIGATATIAMLLPITFQLEPVSSLIMLAGIYYGAQYGGSTTAILINMPGESSSAVTAIDGYQMARKGRAGAALAIAALGSFFAGTVSTFLVAIFAPPLTAIALQFGSAEYFSLMIVGLVSSIALAHGSIVKALAMVALGLLLGLVGTDIYTGTPRFTLGIREYADGLNFVALAVGVFGVAEILRNLEGESTRTVLMAKVTGLLPSRQEFKEMIAPVIRGTAIGSALGILPGGGAILAAFASYTVEKRMSKTPEEFGKGAVAGVAGPESANNAGAQTSFIPLLTLGIPANPVMALMVGAMIIQGIVPGPNVATEQPALFWGIIASMWIGNLMLVILNLPLIGLWVKLLTVPYYVLFPIIMAFCSIGVYSVNANVYDLYAVAFFGLIGYVLAKLRCEPAPLLLGFVLGPLLEENLRRAMILSRGDPTTFITRPISAILLAIAVAVLIVVFLPSVKKKREEVFVEEG
- a CDS encoding M20 aminoacylase family protein — its product is MSIPARIKDDLPFLTALRRDLHAHPELGFEEERTGGIVARLLEEAGITVHRGLGGTGVVGTLQLGNGTRRIGLRADMDALAMPEMAERPYKSTAPGKMHACGHDGHTAMLLGAARHLAATQDFSGTVHFIFQPAEEGRGGARRMVEEGLFKLFPCDAVYGLHNMPGLAVDEIAVVEGPQLASSDSWRMTFRGTGTHGAKPHLGRDPITAAGTFLSSLQTIVGRVVDPLQPAVVSACFLQAGDSKALNVIPDIVEIGGTARAYSPEVRNQLETEIGRLAHGTAAMYGIAVDYAFERRIPPVINDADATARALAAAGSVFGGKVQTSFPPSTAGDDFAFFAQNAPGCYVWLGNGPAVDGALHHNTAYDFNDEALGYGAAYWAALVERELKV
- a CDS encoding metal ABC transporter permease produces the protein MSMVETLLSPFQFGFMVNALVISVLVAIPMALLSCFLVLKGWSLMGDAISHAVFPGVVIAYIVGIPFAIGAFVAGMFCAIATGFLKDNSRIKQDTVMGIVFSGMFGLGLVLYVKIQSDVHLDHILFGDMLGVSWRDIGQSAVIAAITAVILGVKWKDFLLHAFDPAQARAVGLRINLLHYGLLALISLTIVGALQAVGIILSIAMLIAPGAIAFLLTRKFSTMLLLSVAIAVIGSFVGVYLSFFIDSAPAPTIVLVLAIGFVFAFIHATRGTARVEESPMD
- the sitC gene encoding iron/manganese ABC transporter permease subunit SitC; amino-acid sequence: MIADLLQPFTYEYMLNAMWVSALVGGVCAFLSCYLMLKGWSLIGDALSHAIVPGVAGAYMLGLPFSIGAFFSGGLAAAAMLFLNQRTKLKEDAIIGLIFSSFFGLGLFMVSLQPMAVNIQTIVLGNILAITPEDTLQLAIIGFVSLAVLLVKWKDLMVTFFDESHARSIGLNPTALKVIFFTLLSASTVAALQTVGAFLVICMVVTPGATAYLLTDRFPRLLVIAVIIGSMTSFVGAYASYFLDGATGGIIVVLQTAIFLIAFFFAPKHGMLAARRRAAQALGAAP
- a CDS encoding manganese/iron ABC transporter ATP-binding protein, which codes for MTVLLGNLVRPASSDAGSGITVKDATVTYRNGHTALRDASFQIPTGTIAALVGVNGSGKSTLFKSIMGFVRLARGHIRVLGMPVEEALRKNLVAYVPQSEEVDWNFPVLVEDVVMMGRYGHMGMMRIPKAADHEAVASALARVAMSEFRKRQIGELSGGQRKRVFLARALAQDGRVILLDEPFTGVDVKTEDQITKLLRELRDEGRVMLVSTHNLGSVPEFCDRTILIKGTVLAYGPTVETFTQENLEKTFGGVLRHFVFSEAQNGRPTSIGVITDDERPLILQGGKATARRSDSGNGGRE